The DNA window GCCGGATAGGTGTCATCCCCGTCTATCATCAGGTAACACTCCGCATCGATGTCGCGGAACATGCTGCGGATAACATTGCCCTTTCCCTGACGGTATTCATAGCGTACAATAGCTCCGGCCTCCTTCGCCGCCTCATCCGTGTGATCGGTGGAGTTGTTGTCATATACATAGATCGTCGCCTCCGGAAGCGCCTCCTTGTAATCCTTTACTACCTTTGCTATCGTCTGGCTCTCATTATAGCAGGGAATCAATACTGCAATCGTATCCATCCTCTCTTCCTCCTGTATCATTGTTCCGCCGCCGTCCGGCTCTGAACGGTTCCACGGTTTCTTTCATTATTAATGTCCGGCGTTTTCCTCCCCGCCGGCCGGTAACGGTGACAGTGCGGGATTGACCGCCACTCCCCTCTTCCCGTCTACGGAAGATTTAAAACCTATTGTTATCGTGCCGGCAAGACCGGTAAGGTCAAGCTCCGTCTCCATTTTCCTGTACTGCGTATCACCAGGGATTTCCACCGCTCCGGCCTCTTTTGTCGTGACGCCGTCGGAAGCGGTGATGATAATCCGGAACGGATACGGATTCATCCACCAGTCCGGATCGCCGAAAACAGCCGTCATCTTATAACGGTCGGACTCTTTTTCCATCTGGAAACGCCCATACCGCTCGTCGAAATAAGCATAATACCATCTGTTTTTCCTTCCGTCCGCCATATTGAGCCTTGCCATATTGAATGCCTGCGGACCCGAAAGTTTCTCGGTCATATAGAACATATCCTCTACATAATACCCCGCTTTGTTCATCCATTCAAGGTATGCGTCTAAATTCTCAACGCCTTGTGGGAACATATCGTATACGCCTTTGCCTTCCCGCATGAAATTCTCCACCCGCTTAAAATATTCCTTTTGAATGCCCCTCATCTCTCCTACGATGGCATTCCGGTTGTAAACGGGAACATCCTCCCCGATCAGCCTTGCGTAGCTGCCGTAGTCGGCCCAGGTCATAAAGATCACATCCACCTGCTGCCTGACGCTCCCGGAAAATAATTCGCGGTCCCTGAAGATCCATTTGGCATTCGCTTCGTAGCTCGCCGGAGAATCATCCCTCATGCACCACTCGTATCCCTGCCAGACCATTTTAAAACCGTACTGCACTTTTCCTCCCATGGGAAGAAGCAGTGCGATACCGGCCAGCGCCGGCAGCCAGGCCCCGGAATACAGGAGGCGCAGACAGCAGATCATGAGAATGATCCCATTCAGGAGTATGCCTCCCATAAAATATCTCGTATGGCCCGTCGTTACCGTCCAGGCAAACATTGACAGAAGATAAATGGCAATCAGCAGCATCTCCCTTTTGTATTCGTGAAACTGCTTTCCTGCCTTTTTAAGCAGGCCGAAAGCCAGCAGACCCGCCATCGCCAGATATCCGGCCACCAGATCCAGGTTGAAGGTGGATACCATCTCGCTCATCCTGTAATCGGGATAGCGTATCATATACCATGGCCAGAGGAAGATCTCCTTAAACTCGGAAGGTCCCCAGCGTTTGTCCTTAAAGTTCTCAATCGGATAGTATTTCGATTGAAATATTGTATTATAATAGGGAAAAATGGGGTTTCCCGTACTGATTCCATTATAAATCAGATAAACCATTACCGGAACCGCCCCTGCCGCCAGGCAGGAAAGAAACAGAGGTACGGTAATGTCCTTTCTTATTTTCCAAATATATAAAAGCACCAGCGGAGCCAGGTAGACGATATTGGTCATCTTCAGGCAGAAGAAAATCCCGCCCGTCAGGCAGAAGACAAATGCCTCCCGCTTTACAAACGCCTCATCGCGCTCCCTCACCAGAAGAAAAATCATTTCCAGCAGAAACGGCAGCGCCAGCAGTTCGACCATGTAGCTTCCGCTCTGTAAAATCAAGTCATAGCGGCACACCGCCAGAAATGCCAGGAGGGATGGAGAGCCTAAAACCTTCCACACCGCTCTTATAACCGGATTCCGCGCTTTTTTCTTCCACTGCCCCACAGTGCTCAGGCTGTTCTTAAACCAGGCCAGAAAGACCGTTACCTGGCGGTAGATGACCAGCATGGCCACCGCATTTAAAAGTGTTCCCATCCTCAGCCCCAGGGCTGCGCGGAACGGATAAAACATCCGATCCCCGAGCCGGAAACCAAACATCTGAAATTTCCCCGGCATGGCGTGATAATTCAGGTTGTCTAAAAATCCGGGTATCTGGCTGAGCAGGTGATAATTATAAGTGTCATAGCTCATGTCCGGCCGGATTCCCTTGACTGCAAAAAAACCGAAGATAAAAATACTTCCCGCCACTGCAATCAGATCGGTTTTTACCCGCTCTCTCCTGGGGACTCCTATAATCTTCCATCCGGTAAATCCGGTTAAAATAAGGGCCGCCGCCCCGGACAGAATGGTCACCTGAGGAAGTCCCGTAAGCCAGCACAAAAGATCCAGGAATTCACAGATCCATATTAATAACGCATACAGGAGGAAAAAGTAGAAAGCCAGACTTCCCGCCCTCCAGGCCCCGGACCTGCTGCCGCCCACTTCATGATCCACAGCACGTTCCGCGGTGTGCTGCCCCCCGGACTCATGCCCTCCCCGCCGTATTGTCCCATTTAACTTCATTGTACTGCAAGCTCCATTTTCTATCTCTTATATTGTGTTTGTTATTGTCATCTTACCGGAAGAAATGCTCTTCCAGCATCAGGCACAGCGCATGGTAAACAGGAAGGTGCAGCTCCTGGATTTTAAATGTCTCTGTTTCCGGAACCACCACCGCCGCGTCGCAGATTCCCTTAAGTTTTCCGCCGTCCCTTCCGGTCAGGCCCACCACCTTCATGCCCTTTGCTTTGGCAGCCACGGCGGCATATATGATGTTTTCTGAATTTCCCGATGTGGTGATGCCGAGCAGCACATCACCCGGTTTTCCGTATCCATAAACCTGCTGGGCGTAGATCACCTCACCGTCCACATCGTTTAAAAATGCCGTGGACAGGGCGGTATGTCCCGTCAGAGCGATAGCCGCAAGTCCCTGCTGCAGACTGCCGGCCAGTTTTTCGCCTCTCTCCGGATCGACGGCTTTAAGTCTCTGTGCCATCTCCTCCGGAACGGACCTTTTTTTTACAAAGCCCTTCATCAGTTCTCCCACGATATGTTCCGAGTCCGCACAGCTTCCGCCGTTTCCGGCGATTAAAAGTTTTCCGCCGTTCTCATACGATTCCCTGACTATTTCATAAAGAGCCTTTATATCGCCCTCCACCTGTTTTAACACGGGATAGCGCTCCGTAAGCTCCGTTAGATATCTGTATTCATCCATTTTACCGTGCCTCCTGTTTCACCCTGTCTGAAGTAATGTAATTCTCATCGAAGAGACGTAAATTAGCCTCCGCCTCCTCCTTTGTCAGCTTTTCCCGGCTGACCCGGGCCAGCGCATTACCGTTTTCAAAGAAGAAATCGGTCAGCACACCGTCCGCAATCAAATCCCGGAGCAGGCCGTAGCTCCACTCCCAACTGTCTGTGCCGATATAACCGGCCTCCGCGTACACGTAATCCGTATCCGCATATTCCATATATTCCTCAAACGCCTCCGGGGAATTGACCAGTTCCACGTTTCCCCACGGCGATGTGATATCCTTGTAAGACTGGACATTGCAGGGAAATTCCAGGCAGAAGGGGTGGTTTCCGAAAGCAATAACCCGGTTTGACGGGTCGGAAGAAAGCACCTGCCAGATGGCTGCATTTCCTTTTGCTATCATGTCCTCATGCTGTTTTGCCCTGTGGTTATATCTCCCTTTGTTCAGTACCTGAATCTCGGAAAATCCTGCCGACCAGGCCCAGTTTGTCTGCGACATCACCAGGATATTAAAAGTAAGAAGCGGCACGGTCAGCGCCAGAACCAGTTTTTTAAGGTTCTTTTCCTTCAACCAATTCAGGCTTCTGCAAAACCACAGAATCAGGAAGGTATAAAGAAGCATAAAGTAATTTCCATCCACCTGGTACAGCATGATGAGGCTTACCATATTAACCGCCAGGAACGGCCAGAATATAACGGCCGCCGCCCGATTGATACAGTCTTTCTCCCGCTTCACCGCGCCCGTCAGCCGAAACAGAATCATGCAGGCCGCCGCAAAGAAGAGGAACGACGTCCCCCATGCGATAATCACATGCCCCATATCCTTGCCTTCCGGCGATAAAAGGATTTGCCAGAGCCTGCGGAGCAGTACGTGCAGGTTACTCTCGTCCTGCCAGTTCTGGGGCAGTGAACCGGTGGCAAAGGGATATTTCATTTCAAACCCCATTTTTGCAAAAATGGAGGTAAAAACGGAAGTCACCGGCATTCCCGTTATCATCATGGTCCTGCCCCAGATTCCGATCAGTGCGGCTCCCGGTAAAACGAGCGCCGCCCATTGCCTGACGGGAGCTTTGAAGGACAGTCTCTTTGAGAAAATCAGATAGAGTCCCATCATCCCGAATACGGCCGTGGAGAACACAAGAGAGGTCGGTTTCATCGTGAGCGACAGAAGGTAGGCCCCCGCCGCCAGAAGAAGCAGCGGCACATTCCCTTTGGAGATATCCGTATCACTGGCGATATCCGCACCATTAGAAATATCTGCACCATTAAAAATCTCCGCACTATGCTTTTGCGTGCTCACGACGTACCTAAAAAAATACTCCAATATAATAAGCTGCAGAAGCCACGTGATGATATCGGGCTTTGCAGAGATTCCCATATTCATAATGCCGGGCAGGGACGCGCACAGCGCCGCCGAAAGAACACCATACTCCCGCTTCATAAAAAGCCGGGCAATCCTGTATACAACCGTCAGCCCCATCACCGACAGCCACAGGGTAAAAAACAGCAGATAGCTGTGTGAGGCCAAATCCGCCAGCGGCAGGGTCAGGACCTCCAGCCCTTTGGAATAGACATAGACCATTCCCACCAGGCCCGGATTATCGTAAATTCCGCCGCCCCCGGCCAGAATATACTCCGACCTGACGCCATACCACAGGGTATCGAAATCAAGCGCAATGTTCATCCGGCCGGCCTGTATCAGCACGGCGATGAGGATGAATGTAAAGCACAGCGGATAAAGAAACTTCCCGGCCGTTTCCGGCTGTCCGTTTTCACGTCCACGGCTTTTCCCGCGCAGTTTCCACTTCACGCCGTAGAAAGCGCAAAGAAAGCTTCCACCGCCCAGACAGGCCAGACGCATAACCGGAATCCGGCCGATTCCGGCCGCCGAAAGAAGACAGAAGCAGAGAATCACCGCGCTGCTCCCCAGCAGAAAATCGGCGGGATATCCGCCCCGATCCTCTATTTTAAAAACATATTCCTTTAAAAACCGCCCGGCCAGGATCAGAAATCCCAGATATACCGCCGAGACAGCCATCGGAAGAAACACCACGTGCAGCCAGCAGAAAACCACGGCCAGAACCGCTGCCACTGCCGCCTGCTTTCTTTTGTCCTTTATCAAGAAAAAGACTGCCCCCGAAATGAGGAACAGAATGCCAATCTCCGCCAGCATCTTTGCCGATTCCGGCGTCTTAATATAATTCACAAGAAATCCTTCCCCGGAAAATAAGGTATGGGCGGGGATTAAAATGGAGACTGCGGCTGCAAGTATCATGATTGCTGCTGCGATTCTGTTTCTTAACTGCATGTTCCGCCTCCTCCTGTCTCAGTTCTCTGGTTCTATGGCGCTTATCTTCAGCGCCTGTCTTTACTATCTTTACTATCTTTACTATCTTTAATATCTTTACTGCCTTTGCCGCTCCATCTTCCCTCCGTCACGGCCCGCGCCGCCGCGAGAAGATCTTCTGCGTAATAATCATAGTTTCCGTCTGCACATCCGCTGCCCGGCTCTGTTCCGTCCTCTTTTTGTGACTCTCGGAGCGCCGCGCCGTATCCCGTTCCGACAAGAATACTTCTGATTCCAAAATTATGCCCGGCCTCGGTATCGATCAGTTTGTCTCCTATCATCCAGGAATTCTCCCGGTCGATTCCTCCTGCCAAATCCCGCTCCGCCGCTTCAAACATTCCGGTTCCCGGCTTGCGGCAGCGGCAGTTCTTCTTATATTCCCCGATTCCGTGCTCCGGGTGATGGGGGCAGTAATAAAATGCATCCACATGGGCGCCCGACTGCCCCAGAAGACCGTTCAGGTACCGGTGCAGCGTTTCCACATCCGCTTCCGTATAGTACCCCCTGGCCACTCCAGCCTGGTTCGTCACCACAATCACGGTGAACCCCGCCTCGTTAAACAGCCTTACGGCCTCGGCGGTTCCCGGTATCAGCACCAGATCCTCCGGCCTGTGCAGATAGTTCACTTCCGTATTCATCGTGCCGTCGCGATCCAGAAAAACCACCTTCCTCGGTTTTTCAACCTGCTCCGGTTCCCTCTGCTCTCTCATTGATGCCATCTCTTATCTCCCGCCATCCTTATGTCTCCTGAAACTGGTTCCGTTAACTGGTTAAAATTTGAACTGATATTCCTTATCCGGCATCTGGACCTTCACATCCTGGTACTGCCATCTGTCGTCATTGCAGATCCAGCTCTGAGCGCCCCTGAGTTCAAAATTCCAGTCCATGAGCTGGCCGCCGACCTCTTCCAGTCTGGCCGCCACCTTATGTTTTACATTGTAGGGACAGTATACCAGCAGGAAACCGCCTCCGCCTGCTCCCAGGAGTTTCCCGCCCAGGGCTCCGGCCTTCTTAGCCTCCTCATAAAGCGTATCAATCTGAGGATTGCTGATTTTGCTGCTCATTTTCTTCTTGCTCTCCCAGCCGTAGTCCAGAAGTTTTCCGAAATTGTGCAGATTTCCCTTCAGCAGCTCGTCCTTGATTGCGTAGGAAAGAGCTTTTACCTCGCACATGGCGTCGAAGGCATCCTGTTTTTTGTAGTTGCTGACCTGATCCTTGATAATATTAGCGGAAACGTGGATATTACCCGTATAACATAAGAGCAGGTTATACTGCAGTTCGTTGATGATATCTCTCCTGATTCTCAGGGGATTGACCACCACGTTGTTGCGCCCGTGGAATTCGATAAAGTTAAATCCCCCGAATGTGGCCGCATACTGATCCTGGTAACCACCCGCTATATTTAAGTCGCAGCGCTCCACGCCATAGGCCAGATCCGCCATCGCATAATTGTCAAACTCAATTCCTTTCCACCGCGCCATCGCAGTGAGAAGGGAGACCATGACAGTCGACGAGGTTCCGAGGCCTGATCCCGGAGGCGCATCACACTGAAGATAAACCTCACAGCCCTGTTTGATATCCATTGCCTTTAAGGCAGCCGTAACGAGATCCAGCTTGCCGTCATAAACATAATTTTCTTTTGTGTTATATTTCACCGTCATATCAAAATCCAGGGAATGGACGGTAATGTGATCGTCGTCCCTCGGTATGATGGAACAGTATGCGTATTTATTGATTGTGCTGCCGATGATGGCCCCTCCCTGTTCCAGACAGAACGGTTCCACATCGGTTCCTCCTCCCCCAAAGCTGACGCGCAGGGGAGCTCTTCCTCTTATGACCATTTGATAACCCCTTTCTTTACGTCCTCCTGAAAGCGGAAATAATCCTCCGGCACGCCGATATCGATAAAGTAACCGTCATTGACAAAGCCGCCCAGCCGTCTGCCTTCCTTCATCCATCCGGGGATCATCTCATTTTCCAGTGAAACCTTTCGGGGCGGGATTTCATCGAGCAGTTTCCGCGACATCAGGTAAACGCCTCCGTTAATTGTGCCCGGCCGCGCCTCTTTTTCTTTCTCATTAAACCCGGTCAGCATCACACCGTCCAGGACGGCCGCGCCATAGCGCGATACATCGGGAACCTCCCGGAGCACGAGAGCCATATCCAGTCCGTTTTCTTCCTTTATCTTTACGAGCCTGCCGTAATCGATCTGGTAAAAAGTATCTGCGTTGAGGACAAAAAAGCTGTCTTCGGTAACGTAACGGCCCGCATTCCTGATTGCCCCCGCCGTACCCAGAAGTTCTTCCTCATAGGCATAGGACGCCCTGAGCCCAAAGGCCTCCCCGTCTCCAAAATGGTCTTCCACCATGCTGCCCTTATATCCGACGGCAAAAATAATATCGGTAATCCCAAACCGCGCCAGCCCGCGGACCACGTATTCCATGAAGGGCCTGTCCTCAATCAGAGCCATTGGCTTGGGGCGGTCGCTTACCACGCTGCGAAGCCGCGTCCCCAGCCCTCCGGCCAGAAGTATTGCCTGCATCTTTATCCTCCCGTTTACAAACTGCCGTTATTGTCCGCGGAGCTTCTGTAAAATACCGTACAGAACAGCCGCCGTGTACCGTAACGCCCTGACTTATCCTTGATTTTATAACTGTTCTTATGATTATTCTTATAATTGTTCTTTCATCTGCTCAAAAAATTTCCGGCTGAGTTCTTTATCCAGTACGCCTACATAGGCGGCCAATAGCATCCATGTCTGCTCCAACCCCTTAATGTGGGTGCGTTCCTGTCCGTGGGAAGCCGAAACTCCCGGACCGATGAGCGCTCCGCGTATATCATTGCCGGCAGAAAGGGCGGAGGAAACGTCGGAACCGTAGTGCGGGAAAATATCCACCGCATAATCGATTCCATATTCTTTTGCCAGGCCGATCAGCCTGTTCGTCATATCAAAATCGTAAGGTCCGGAAGAATCCTTGGCGCAGATGGATACGCGGTACTCATCCCCGCTCAGATCATCGCCGAGGGCGCCCATGTCGATGGCAAGGAATTCCTCGATCTCTTCCGGGATATAGCTGCATCCGTGGCCCACCTCCTCATAATTGCTGATGGCAATTTTGAGAGTCTGCTCCGGCTGTTTTCCCGTCTCATGCAGATATTTGAGAAGTCCCAGAATGACTGCGGCGGACGCCTTGTCATCCAGATGCCTGGATTTGATAAAACCGCTTTCCGTATAAACAAACTTCGGATCAAAACTTATGAAATCCCCGGGGCCGATGCCCAGCTCCTCCACATCGGCTTTCTCCCGCACAATCTCGTCGAGGCGGACTTCCATGTTGGCTTCCTTGCGCTCCAGCGTCCTGGCCTCATCAAAGGTGTGTACGGACGGGGCCTTTGTCTGAATCGTTCCGGTGAACGTTTTACCATCCCTTGTCAGAATTCGGCAGTAGCTGCCCTCGATGGACTGCATCATAAACCCGCCCACTGATACGATGGCCAGAGTCCCGTCCGGCCTTATGGAACGCACCATGGCGCCCAGCGTATCCACATGGGCCGACAGCCCCAGAACCGTCTCCGTCTTTCCCGGCACGGTAATCAGCATTCCGCCCTTCCGGTTATAGGCAACCGGAAAACCAAAGCCGCTTACTTCCTTCTCTATCCGCTCCATCACCCTTTTTGTGTACCCCGACGGGCTGGGTATATTAACAATTTCATCCAGTATATTTACAATATAATTCATATCTCTCATTCTTCCCCTCCTGCGGGCATAGCAAACCCAGTTTAACTTTTGTATTTTATCACAGATCACTTTCATTTTCCACCCGATACCGCCACAAAAGACCTGAAATCCACGAAAAGTAAGAAACCCGAAAACAAATATTAAATAAAAAGAAAGAACAGTACCGAATCAGTACTGTCCCGTCTCTCTTAAATACTCTTCCATTTTAATCAGCCGCTCCTCATTCTGTTTCTTGTTCTTCTTGCTGACAAGCCCCAGGAGGACTTCCATCGCCATGACGAGGGTTGTGTAGGAGTTGTAAAATGATATATTTTCCGTTGAATTTAAAATGACGGCCTCCGCTCCGGTGCAGAGAGGCGACGTATACTTATCCGTCAGGGCAACAATGTGGCTGCCCGCCCTTTTAGCCATATTAATTGCAAATACCGTGTCGCTTGAATACCTCTCATAAGACAG is part of the [Clostridium] symbiosum genome and encodes:
- a CDS encoding potassium transporter KefB, coding for MQLRNRIAAAIMILAAAVSILIPAHTLFSGEGFLVNYIKTPESAKMLAEIGILFLISGAVFFLIKDKRKQAAVAAVLAVVFCWLHVVFLPMAVSAVYLGFLILAGRFLKEYVFKIEDRGGYPADFLLGSSAVILCFCLLSAAGIGRIPVMRLACLGGGSFLCAFYGVKWKLRGKSRGRENGQPETAGKFLYPLCFTFILIAVLIQAGRMNIALDFDTLWYGVRSEYILAGGGGIYDNPGLVGMVYVYSKGLEVLTLPLADLASHSYLLFFTLWLSVMGLTVVYRIARLFMKREYGVLSAALCASLPGIMNMGISAKPDIITWLLQLIILEYFFRYVVSTQKHSAEIFNGADISNGADIASDTDISKGNVPLLLLAAGAYLLSLTMKPTSLVFSTAVFGMMGLYLIFSKRLSFKAPVRQWAALVLPGAALIGIWGRTMMITGMPVTSVFTSIFAKMGFEMKYPFATGSLPQNWQDESNLHVLLRRLWQILLSPEGKDMGHVIIAWGTSFLFFAAACMILFRLTGAVKREKDCINRAAAVIFWPFLAVNMVSLIMLYQVDGNYFMLLYTFLILWFCRSLNWLKEKNLKKLVLALTVPLLTFNILVMSQTNWAWSAGFSEIQVLNKGRYNHRAKQHEDMIAKGNAAIWQVLSSDPSNRVIAFGNHPFCLEFPCNVQSYKDITSPWGNVELVNSPEAFEEYMEYADTDYVYAEAGYIGTDSWEWSYGLLRDLIADGVLTDFFFENGNALARVSREKLTKEEAEANLRLFDENYITSDRVKQEAR
- a CDS encoding HAD family hydrolase; translation: MASMREQREPEQVEKPRKVVFLDRDGTMNTEVNYLHRPEDLVLIPGTAEAVRLFNEAGFTVIVVTNQAGVARGYYTEADVETLHRYLNGLLGQSGAHVDAFYYCPHHPEHGIGEYKKNCRCRKPGTGMFEAAERDLAGGIDRENSWMIGDKLIDTEAGHNFGIRSILVGTGYGAALRESQKEDGTEPGSGCADGNYDYYAEDLLAAARAVTEGRWSGKGSKDIKDSKDSKDSKDRR
- a CDS encoding M42 family metallopeptidase, whose protein sequence is MRDMNYIVNILDEIVNIPSPSGYTKRVMERIEKEVSGFGFPVAYNRKGGMLITVPGKTETVLGLSAHVDTLGAMVRSIRPDGTLAIVSVGGFMMQSIEGSYCRILTRDGKTFTGTIQTKAPSVHTFDEARTLERKEANMEVRLDEIVREKADVEELGIGPGDFISFDPKFVYTESGFIKSRHLDDKASAAVILGLLKYLHETGKQPEQTLKIAISNYEEVGHGCSYIPEEIEEFLAIDMGALGDDLSGDEYRVSICAKDSSGPYDFDMTNRLIGLAKEYGIDYAVDIFPHYGSDVSSALSAGNDIRGALIGPGVSASHGQERTHIKGLEQTWMLLAAYVGVLDKELSRKFFEQMKEQL
- a CDS encoding nucleotidyltransferase family protein; its protein translation is MQAILLAGGLGTRLRSVVSDRPKPMALIEDRPFMEYVVRGLARFGITDIIFAVGYKGSMVEDHFGDGEAFGLRASYAYEEELLGTAGAIRNAGRYVTEDSFFVLNADTFYQIDYGRLVKIKEENGLDMALVLREVPDVSRYGAAVLDGVMLTGFNEKEKEARPGTINGGVYLMSRKLLDEIPPRKVSLENEMIPGWMKEGRRLGGFVNDGYFIDIGVPEDYFRFQEDVKKGVIKWS
- a CDS encoding SIS domain-containing protein, with product MDEYRYLTELTERYPVLKQVEGDIKALYEIVRESYENGGKLLIAGNGGSCADSEHIVGELMKGFVKKRSVPEEMAQRLKAVDPERGEKLAGSLQQGLAAIALTGHTALSTAFLNDVDGEVIYAQQVYGYGKPGDVLLGITTSGNSENIIYAAVAAKAKGMKVVGLTGRDGGKLKGICDAAVVVPETETFKIQELHLPVYHALCLMLEEHFFR
- a CDS encoding GHMP kinase, whose amino-acid sequence is MVIRGRAPLRVSFGGGGTDVEPFCLEQGGAIIGSTINKYAYCSIIPRDDDHITVHSLDFDMTVKYNTKENYVYDGKLDLVTAALKAMDIKQGCEVYLQCDAPPGSGLGTSSTVMVSLLTAMARWKGIEFDNYAMADLAYGVERCDLNIAGGYQDQYAATFGGFNFIEFHGRNNVVVNPLRIRRDIINELQYNLLLCYTGNIHVSANIIKDQVSNYKKQDAFDAMCEVKALSYAIKDELLKGNLHNFGKLLDYGWESKKKMSSKISNPQIDTLYEEAKKAGALGGKLLGAGGGGFLLVYCPYNVKHKVAARLEEVGGQLMDWNFELRGAQSWICNDDRWQYQDVKVQMPDKEYQFKF